A genome region from Plasmodium vivax chromosome 11, whole genome shotgun sequence includes the following:
- a CDS encoding hypothetical protein, conserved (encoded by transcript PVX_115430A), with protein sequence MSAEEAKKKSYDDILLHLCLTKDDKIKPVLYKFIPVLLNELLTNEGTPQRTLIEIVSHCILRCKSFERIDIPLSDIVGNYFQHVGQAKGNRILYKSTLSIFLDIGFKGVDDGEKIKFQKMLMENGGQLSADREVGILLMIKFIECLEILNDEGNKKEMEEYFSGEKSFSGEGNKEEAALDSQIVQFVKHMNEFLAIPIYCKNVEEIKFLPSDVVKIYKDKFRGSKNYSVQNHIKMKKNTLYFLSSFVCNHNLTYASYVICSTEKYDEIKEYANTLLLGKNRFVNFNDAHFVATTLDILKYFDNNIYPVQYAVKILTLFVSSAEVAVDGAHLHSLMSYIFFFFFHFVNDMKSIHFETEFSKFQLLFHDKTEFVKFLNRSGYTIIRLKNEDLKKCLFSLMLFILEKTPNGFLHEYVECIFHLIFCYLKGLDEEGVDSDHGGSDSYGALTDISTMIDKFFEKLLLEDQINMAVLGKAYTLGYSFFDKLKRFKRRSNESYIRHNDITKVLSALEKYFQRCMQVGEVVREGVQQTGECIYRVEENAEWRGRMGNSISSDENGHFALKGKKKGVAQTHRKDIRKIITQNVAHLLDHFVPFANNALLISVVMKWAVSIFASGSCECVYYPLLFERSSNVVLADLARDYLKGQKGEKKIAFDEYTCFVSKKLFRVGRSGEVSGVVNGVEVSGENSCVDEIFHGGNCEEESLNYSQIEEPSWAATQSADLATEYANAHYGEYRLDQLHNLIEHYKNISFCSFSHIESVYYALLILDLFLMGTINRERNMKEDYLVVYCSVFTLILKRLRSFLKGVKREEGDAHFRRNEFENLINGERGLYTHLAILAKTRMQLILSNMLYVGNHKLVKKATKLLARIYLLGRETHEDLFDNLVIGFTLENVGKVAKKSKEECQILCAHMYLFGYLIKKEKQIGQKYSKVVEVVTHCLLHTHHSYVKEKKKIEETDLLRYCFKFLRLVFFSRHFVQTWLKVVKESSYSELPQGGEDYAVQIRYAVEVLMGILKYAKGNLNGANICLVKNVLKLLSCLPTLRDDAINAILKEDIRASFHVDNLQIQQIYGRYVSHMILRLERTYADEVASDLLGSILDHTKVKEKGGNEFICVILCYVINYNPFLEHIRRNFTSVAEFLISIIKLRSDVYSEYCSVALSSLFFALSVQSIVDVNDVDKLGGVLFFLKGGKTSRGKGTTVEEENGVTTFSNDAEGVSSTGNMETFSNAAKRMRVKNTLLWKERKMSCDILEQAKGYLDDISLLGESKGGFPNKEESHEQAMLRSNMCSSVGVPTTMVNHETVEKFAEGVYLTFSEANENLLYKTYFRKKEKEVDNNFINEIKQFESRKDYVLNNVYDYVSSERNIELIGHYTSLGRHCFSYVYAFLFMQYSDLALYRCDRKMREFFALDGGKYVGGDLDSYGVTHLLGKIGGGSSNHVGSSNHAGSSNNVGSSNNVGSSNHVGSSNQVDPHQCVPAPSVADYKRANKRLCHIVKAICKELLVRAVKSRHEIIKLKIFQHISVADVSRTMKRVEREFLQMNFASSDYDCVLDALNEELTTFVAANQNELINDAMLIFLIDILKKIDLKTFCQKMAPFLSFICSVIESALMNKEMCITFLNTFKGACVRFFSEGGNPHKGNHVGVGGITQQQGGTPLSGESFTRKLHSKEEEASHTNEILQNLLQYYHKFERNKKVELFFRDCLNSCILSSEGLSLEVKPLLQFYIHNNEKMGTDYADLGIPNEGKEDSYTKKELFFIKLVKYNNVEKEKEILEKIISNYEHLADIEESIRHIFSFLFEENNVGKFLLSCVSFVIVKLLDRYEVLLKGNAFLNVQFCISIFSSFSEFISKHICNCHLSCGNDLVYYLVHRIPFYHYVKFVHCTLLGDHFGATRHVRDVQQARNYCSEVILYLLKKKYLLDLDDEHIFRDQRRVGDIRQYEDLKMVRDVNWKVKEFIGGGNFKAKVEQEIGDPPLGGDDRYLDCADASNCLPLLTLIGELERSSTVVDPEVILHQGSDAQERVRKNVEKKLTSLGWNGSVVISAHLRGAVTKVLTAEVVSLCEKAMEQKKTFDEENKMLLKKMESKLTATSFIIKNMKNVESNYYKDVYEILQKRNMFHFYKFFNEYVEQFHTFLRSTFTKDKKACFTSIEKFVDFFIDIYKCENCDELEAENVEKFLNLYCKIRDLFRVARNGEGDLCFFSILALLKCLTFMLFLVVRSRAKGEKLESVSVNPLEIEKGVPIDEAEIYTLFSDILDALLDVHEFELFQHIYLFIFNIPCTYLEKFNFVKLWKCFLFFINKYFHNCRESVSNYDSSLCVHFFKLGMCLFCYFLSREDDMRTWLHLFNYQHLNRLFKMERLHNFRFETNEEYRQEDVLKGMRCEEAGEAKSGTNKCWRIGSTPDDSQNRKQGALPIGEESSFSSHLEKFLCLLFEVSKENGNILAVLKTFFQFLFCNKIFLHQIGEADMWGKVYNCIYLSIVRNKTKKEFDHLMDILNILLCMYNSYGYESERDKGICLNIKIKEFGFGLFGETGKSDHLSSGAPTFLFITFFKIREKSKLFVFPDHVTQNLRYSIMLNYPHFFL encoded by the exons ATGTCCGCGGAGGaggcgaagaaaaagagcTACGACGATATCCTGCTACATTTGTGCTTGACGAAGGATGACAAGATTAAGCCTGTCTTGTATAAG TTCATCCCCGTGCTGCTGAACGAACTGCTAACTAACGAGGGGACGCCACAAAGAACACTTATCGAAATTGTGAGTCACTGCATTTTGAGATGCAAATCGTTTGAGCGGATTGACATCCCCCTGTCGGACATAGTGGGGAATTATTTCCAACATGTGGGCCAAGCGAAGGGGAACAGGATCCTATATAAGAGCACCCTGTCCATATTTTTAGATATCGGTTTTAAGGGCGTAGACGATGGGGAGAAGATAAAATTTCAAAAGATGCTAATGGAAAATGGAGGCCAGTTGTCGGCGGACAGGGAAGTGGGCATCCTTTTGATGATAAAGTTTATCGAGTGTTTGGAGATTCTAAATGATGAGGGGAATAAGAAGGAGATGGAGGAATACTTTTCGGGGGAGAAGTCCTTTTCGGGGGAGGGTAACAAGGAGGAGGCTGCATTGGACAGTCAGATCGTCCAGTTTGTAAAGCACATGAATGAATTTCTGGCGATTCCAATATactgcaaaaatgtggaggaaataaaatttcttccaAGTGATGTTGTCAAGATATATAAGGACAAATTTCGAGGTAGTAAAAATTACTCGGTGCAAAATCacatcaaaatgaagaagaatacGTTGTACTTTTTGAGCAGTTTCGTGTGCAATCACAATTTGACTTACGCTTCGTACGTTATTTGCTCCACCGAAAAGTACGACGAAATTAAGGAGTATGCCAATACGCTGCTACTTGGGAAGAACCgatttgtaaattttaatgatGCCCATTTTGTAGCCACAACTTTGGACATACtgaaatattttgataataatATCTACCCAGTGCAGTATGcggtaaaaattttgactTTATTTGTGAGCAGCGCTGAGGTGGCAGTTGATGGGGCTCACTTACACTCGTTGAtgagttatatatttttttttttcttccactttgttAATGATATGAAGAGCATCCACTTTGAGACAGAGTTTTCTAAATTTCAACTTTTGTTCCATGACAAAACAgagtttgtaaaatttttaaatcgaAGTGGGTACACCATCATCAGgttgaaaaatgaagatttgAAAAAGTGCCTCTTCAGCTTAAtgttgttcattttggagaaaaCCCCAAATGGGTTTCTGCATGAGTATGTTGAGTGTATTTTCCacctcattttttgttacctGAAAGGGTTGGATGAGGAGGGAGTGGATTCTGACCATGGCGGTAGTGACAGTTACGGGGCACTTACAGATATCTCTACTATGAtagataaattttttgaaaagctTCTCCTGGAGGACCAAATTAATATGGCCGTGTTGGGAAAGGCGTACACTTTGGGGTACTCCTTCTTTGATAAGCTGAAAAGGTTTAAGAGGAGGAGCAACGAGTCCTACATACGGCACAATGATATAACAAAAGTTCTGTCCGCTTTGGAGAAGTATTTCCAGAGGTGCATGCAGGTGGGGGAGGTGGTACGAGAGGGGGTCCAACAAACGGGGGAGTGCATATATCGTGTAGAAGAAAATGCGGAATGGCGTGGCCGTATGGGTAACTCCATTTCGTCAGACGAAAATGGACACTTTGCattgaaggggaagaaaaaaggggttgCTCAAACGCACAGAAAAGACAttcgaaaaataataaccCAGAATGTTGCGCACTTATTGGACCACTTTGTACCGTTCGCAAATAACGCGTTGCTAATCAGTGTGGTGATGAAGTGGGCCGTTAGCATATTCGCCTCGGGGAGCTGCGAATGCGTGTACTACCCGCTGCTGTTTGAGCGGAGCAGCAACGTCGTTTTGGCAGACTTAGCGCGGGATTATTTGAAAgggcagaagggggaaaagaaaatcgCCTTTGACGAGTACACGTGCTTCGTTTCTAAGAAGTTGTTTCGcgtggggagaagcggtgaggtaAGCGGGGTGGTCAACGGCGTGGAGGTGAGCGGCGAGAACAGTTGCGTTGATGAGATTTTCCATGGAGGCAATTGCGAGGAAGAATCTCTGAACTACAGCCAAATAGAGGAGCCCAGCTGGGCTGCCACGCAAAGTGCAGACCTTGCTACCGAATATGCAAACGCGCATTATGGAGAGTATAGGCTAGACCAACTGCACAATCTGATTGAGCACTACAAGaatatttccttttgctcCTTCTCCCACATTGAGAGTGTCTATTATGCCCTGCTGATCCTGGACCTGTTTCTAATGGGGACTATAAATCGCGAAAGGAATATGAAGGAGGATTACCTTGTTGTGTACTGCTCCGTTTTTACGCTGATTTTAAAGAGGCTACGTTCCTTCCTGAAGGGAgtcaaaagggaagaaggagacGCGCACTTTAGGAGAAACGaatttgaaaatttaataaatggCGAGAGGGGGCTGTACACCCACTTGGCCATTTTAGCAAAGACGAGAATGCAGTTAATTTTGAGCAACATGCTGTACGTAGGCAATCACAAGCTGGTAAAGAAGGCAACAAAGTTGTTGGCCAGAATATATCTGCTAGGCAGGGAAACGCACGAGGATTTATTTGACAACCTAGTGATAGGTTTTACATTAGAAAATGTGGGAAAAGTGGCCAAAAAATCAAAGGAGGAGTGTCAAATACTCTGCGCGCATATGTACCTATTTGGCtacttaataaaaaaggaaaaacaaattggtCAGAAGTACTCCAAGGTTGTAGAAGTGGTCACACATTGTTTGCTCCACACACATCATAGCTAtgtgaaggaaaagaaaaaaattgaagagacCGATTTGCTGAGGTACTGCTTCAAGTTCCTCCGTTTGGTGTTTTTTTCGAGACACTTTGTGCAGACGTGGCTTAAAGTGGTAAAAGAAAGTAGCTACTCAGAATTGccccaagggggagaagattACGCTGTTCAAATTCGATACGCAGTGGAGGTCCTCATGGGGATACTGAAATACGCCAAGGGGAATTTAAATGGTGCTAACATATGTTTAGTGAAGAATGTGTTGAAGCTGTTAAGCTGCTTACCCACGCTGAGAGATGATGCGATTAATGCCATTCTGAAGGAGGACATAAGGGCCTCCTTCCATGTGGACAACTTACAAATTCAACAAATCTACGGTCGCTACGTATCTCACATGATTCTACGGTTAGAGAGAACCTACGCGGATGAGGTAGCATCAGATTTGTTAGGTTCCATTTTGGACCACACGAAAGTGAAGGAAAAAGGTGGAAATGAATTTATATGCGTAATTCTGTGCTATGTTATAAATTACAACCCGTTTTTGGAACACATAAGGAGGAACTTCACATCGGTAGCGGAGTTTCTCATTTCGATAATCAAATTGAGGAGCGACGTATATTCTGAGTACTGCTCTGTAGCGTTAAGCAGTTTGTTTTTTGCCCTCTCCGTTCAGTCGATTGTAGACGTTAATGATGTGGACAAGCTGGGgggggtacttttttttttaaagggaggaaaaacgaGCAGGGGGAAAGGCACAACTGTTGAGGAGGAAAATGGAGTAACTACCTTCTCTAACGACGCAGAAGGGGTTTCCAGCACGGGCAACATGGAGACCTTCTCAAATGCTGCAAAACGTATGAGAGTGAAAAATACGCTTTTATGGAAGGAGCGCAAAATGAGTTGCGACATTTTGGAGCAGGCAAAGGGTTACCTGGACGATATATCCCTTTTGGGCGAATCCAAGGGGGGGTTCCCTAACAAGGAGGAATCGCACGAACAGGCGATGTTAAGAAGTAATATGTGCAGCTCCGTAGGTGTGCCTACCACTATGGTGAACCACGAGACGGTGGAAAAATTCGCCGAAGGGGTGTACCTTACCTTCAGTGAGGCGAATGAAAATTTGCTGTACAAAACGTATTttaggaagaaggaaaaagaagtagacaataattttataaacgAAATAAAGCAGTTTGAAAGTAGAAAAGACTACGTCTTGAATAATGTGTATGATTATGTTAGTAGCGAAAGGAACATAGAATTAATTGGGCATTATACATCCCTGGGAAGGCACTGCTTTAGCTATGTGTACGCCTTTCTCTTCATGCAGTACTCTGATTTGGCGCTGTACAGGTGCGACAGAAAAATGAGGGAATTTTTCGCCCTCGACGGGGGGAAATATGTAGGCGGAGATTTGGACAGTTATGGAGTGACTCACTTGTTGGGTAAAATAGGAGGGGGGAGTAGCAACCATGTTGGAAGTAGCAACCATGCTGGGAGTAGCAACAATGTTGGGAGTAGCAACAATGTGGGAAGTAGCAACCATGTTGGAAGTAGCAACCAGGTGGACCCGCATCAGTGCGTCCCCGCCCCCAGTGTGGCCGATTATAAGAGGGCCAACAAAAGACTCTGTCATATCGTGAAGGCCATTTGTAAGGAGCTGCTAGTACGTGCGGTGAAGTCTCGGCACGAGATAATCAAATTGAAAATCTTTCAACACATATCGGTGGCAGATGTGAGTAGGACGATGAAGCGGGTAGAGAGGGAGTTCCTACAAATGAATTTCGCCTCCTCCGATTATGATTGCGTGCTGGATGCTCTCAACGAAGAGCTGACCACTTTCGTCGCGGCTAACCAGAATGAGCTAATTAACGACGCCATGCTGATCTTCCTAATAGATATTCTTAAGAAGATAGACTTAAAAACgttttgccaaaaaatggccccctttttgtcctTCATTTGTTCCGTAATTGAGTCAGCCCTGATGAACAAGGAAATGTGCATCACCTTTTTGAATACGTTTAAGGGTGCGTGCGTTAGGTTTTTTTCCGAAGGGGGCAATCCACACAAGGGTAATCACGTCGGTGTGGGGGGCATCACCCAGCAGCAAGGCGGAACCCCCCTAAGTGGAGAATCATTCACAAGGAAGCTGCATAGtaaggaagaagaggctAGCCATACGAAcgaaattttacaaaatttactGCAGTATTACCACAAATttgaaaggaacaaaaaggtAGAACTATTCTTTAGAGACTGCCTAAACAGTTGCATCCTGTCATCGGAAGGGCTAAGCTTGGAAGTGAAGCCGTTGCTGCAGTTTTACATACATAACAACGAAAAGATGGGAACAGATTATGCCGATTTGGGAATACCAAATGAGGGGAAGGAGGATAgctacacaaaaaaggaactcttttttatcaaattggTTAAGTACAATAAtgtagaaaaggaaaaagaaattttagaGAAAATAATTAGCAATTATGAACATTTAGCAGACATAGAAGAGAGCATCagacatattttttcatttttatttgaagaaaataacgTGGGGAAGTTTCTGTTAAGTTGCGTTTCTTTCGTAATTGTGAAGTTACTAGATAGGTACGAAGTGTTACTAAAGGGTAATGCATTTCTAAATGTGCAATTTTGCataagtattttttcttccttttcggaGTTTATTTCAAAGCACATATGTAATTGTCACTTGTCCTGTGGGAACGATTTGGTGTACTACCTGGTTCACAGAATTCCGTTTTACCATTATGTGAAGTTTGTACATTGCACGTTGTTGGGAGACCATTTTGGAGCAACTCGCCATGTTAGGGATGTGCAGCAGGCTAGAAATTACTGCAGTGAGGTGATCCTTTACttgctgaagaagaaataccTTCTCGATTTGGATGACGAGCATATTTTCAGGGACCAAAGGAGAGTAGGCGATATAAGGCAGTACGAGGATTTGAAGATGGTGAGGGATGTGAATTGGAAGGTGAAAGAATTTATCGGAGGAGGTAACTTCAAGGCGAAGGTGGAGCAGGAAATTGGAGATCCACCATTGGGCGGTGACGATAGATACTTAGACTGCGCTGATGCGTCGAACTGTCTGCCCCTGTTAACCCTAATCGGTGAACTTGAGAGAAGCTCTACTGTGGTCGACCCGGAAGTGATTCTACACCAGGGGAGTGATGCACAAGAAAGGGTAAGAAAGAACGTGGAAAAGAAGTTAACTTCACTTGGGTGGAACGGCAGTGTGGTCATCTCGGCACATCTGCGTGGGGCAGTGACCAAAGTTCTGACGGCCGAAGTTGTCTCCCTATGCGAAAAGGCAAtggagcagaaaaaaacattcgatgaagaaaataaaatgctgctaaaaaaaatggagtccAAATTAACGGCCACaagttttataataaaaaatatgaaaaacgTTGAGagtaattattataaagatGTGTACGAAATTTTACAGAAGAGAAAtatgttccatttttacaaattttttaatgagtaCGTAGAACAGTTCCACACCTTTCTTCGTTCCACCTTCACGAAAGATAAGAAGGCGTGCTTTACATCGATAGAAAAATTTGTCGATTTTTTCATTGACATTTATAAGTGCGAAAATTGTGACGAGTTGGAAGCAGAAAATGTGGAGAAGTTTTTAAATCTGTACTGCAAGATAAGGGACTTGTTTAGGGTGGCCAGGAATGGGGAAGGTGAcctttgcttcttctccattttggccCTTTTAAAATGCCTTACTTTTATGCTCTTCCTGGTGGTTAGAAGTAGggcgaaaggggaaaaattagAAAGCGTATCTGTTAACCCTCTAGAGATTGAAAAAGGGGTTCCAATTGATGAGGCGGAGATTTACACCCTGTTTAGTGACATTTTGGACGCCCTTCTGGATGTACACGAATTTGAGCTGTTCCAGCACATAtacttgttcatttttaatattcccTGTActtatttggaaaaatttaattttgtaaaattatggaagtgcttcctttttttcatcaatAAGTACTTCCACAACTGTCGTGAGAGTGTCTCCAATTATGACAGCAGCTTATGTGTCCACTTCTTTAAGTTGGGGATGTGTCTGTTCTGCTATTTCCTCTCCAGGGAAGATGACATGAGGACTTGGTTGCACCTTTTCAACTATCAGCACTTAAATAGGCTCTTTAAAATGGAGCGCCTGCACAACTTTCGATTCGAAACGAATGAGGAGTATCGTCAGGAGGATGTTCTTAAGGGTATGCGCTGTGAAGAggcgggggaggcaaaaagtGGTACGAATAAGTGTTGGCGAATTGGGAGCACCCCGGACGATTCACAAAACCGCAAGCAAGGCGCACTCCCAATCGGGGAAGAATCCTCTTTTTCCAGTCACCTAGAAAAATTCCTATGCCTCCTATTCGAGGTCAGCAAAGAAAATGGGAACATTTTAGCTGTactaaaaacattttttcaattccttttttgtaacaaaatatttttgcaccAAATAGGCGAGGCAGACATGTGGGGGAAGGTATATAATTGTATTTACCTCTCCATTGTGAGaaacaaaacgaagaaaGAATTTGACCATTTGATGGACATACTTAACATACTTTTGTGTATGTACAACTCTTACGGTTATGAGAGTGAGCGCGATAAGGGGATATGCCTGAACatcaaaattaaagaatttgGTTTCGGCCTTTTTGGTGAAACGGGGAAGAGTGATCATCTGAGTTCTGGCGCGCCCACCTTCCTctttatcactttttttaagataCGAGAAAAATCGAAGCTGTTTGTGTTTCCCGACCACGTCACGCAGAATTTGCGGTACTCCATAATGTTGAATTAcccgcatttttttttgtaa
- a CDS encoding hypothetical protein, conserved (encoded by transcript PVX_115425A), with protein MKCPPFPCNSNYYYEALCNAAPSDDEQFEELISKRSRKKNLHYKLEKTINQIIHDAKKNCHVNSDFEQVEKLPNQNGEFVYSDDSLDDIDIILKKKKTKNMFSKLNKKEPPGHISLPPKSTKQRIYSLRECNQEVKNLSGTISGENDSPKVDLPNEEIIENFKNVLCNGLNKYIKDMLEEAKEGTPTQETYEASDCADLNSSYYKTSDNKRDVFNEERANRCEAPPEYNPNIEGEYSQKCSSFDLLNWKNENTRESKTHDDEQPFEVNTHGNDKPPRNPTPGTRNKNEYTTPTADAKKKPKLWKKNYRHKRTNFNRSKYMRNVYPSKRKKWTNENALSLDEKKTARWKDTTEMYDKRSNVPRGYLERHSIKSAGGISNTNAKLPAPKQHQRYNPSRMNCTSGSSEDFAFSHFQKNANNDNLVGKFRF; from the exons atgaaatgcccCCCATTCCCATGCAACAGCAACTATTACTATGAGGCCCTTTGCAATGCAGCCCCATCTGATGatgaacaatttgaagagctAATCAGCAAAagaagcaggaaaaaaaatttacactaCAAATTAGAGAAAACGATCAACCAAATAATACAcgacgcgaaaaaaaactgccatgTTAACTCCGATTTTGAACAAGTTGAGAAACTTCCAAACCAAAATGGCGAATTCGTTTATTCGGATGACTCTCTAGATGACATAGacatcattttgaaaaaaaaaaaaactaaaaatatgttttcaaagttaaataaaaaggaacccccTGGGCACATCTCACTGCCCCCTAAAAGCACCAAACAGAGAATTTATTCATTACGCGAATGCAACCAAGAGGTAAAAAACCTAAGCGGCACAATTAGCGGCGAAAATGACAGCCCAAAAGTTGACCTCCCAAATGAGGAAATAATTgaaaactttaaaaatgttctttGCAACggtttaaataaatacattaagGATATGCTGGAAGAGGCAAAAGAAGGTACCCCTACTCAAGAGACGTACGAAGCTAGCGACTGTGCAGATCTGAACAGCTCCTATTACAAAACGTCTGATAATAAGCGTGACGTCTTTAATGAGGAAAGAGCCAACCGGTGTGAAGCTCCCCCTGAGTATAATCCCAACATCGAGGGGGaatattcacaaaaatgttccAGCTTCGATCTGCTGaattggaaaaatgaaaatacacGTGAAAGCAAAACACACGACGATGAACAACCATTTGAGGTTAACACACACGGGAATGATAAACCGCCGAGGAACCCCACTCCTGGGACGCgcaacaaaaatgaatatactACCCCAACTGCAGATGCCAAGAAAAAACCAAAgctgtggaaaaaaaactacagACATAAAAGGACCAATTTTAACAGATCCAAATATATGAGAAATGTTTACCCttcgaaaagaaaaaaatggacaaatGAAAATGCCCTCTCCTTAGATGAAAAGAAAACGGCTCGTTGGAAAGATACCACCGAAATGTACGACAAGCGAAGCAATGTTCCCAGGGGGTACCTAGAACGACACTCCATCAAGTCCGCAGGAGGGATTAGCAACACGAATG CCAAACTGCCCGCACCGAAGCAGCACCAAAGATACAACCCATCGAGAATGAACTGCACGTCCGGCTCAAGTGAAGATTTCGCCTTCAGCCATTTTCAGAAAAACGCCAACAACGACAATTTAGTGGGAAAGTTCCGTTTTTAA